A stretch of the Euleptes europaea isolate rEulEur1 chromosome 14, rEulEur1.hap1, whole genome shotgun sequence genome encodes the following:
- the TRIM32 gene encoding E3 ubiquitin-protein ligase TRIM32 gives MAAAPHLNSDALREVLECPICMECFTEEHLRPKLLHCGHTICKQCLEKLLANSINGIRCPFCSKITRITSLAQLTDNLTVLKIIDTAGLNETVGLLMCKVCGRRLPKHFCKTCGLVLCEPCKEAEHVQKGHGVVAIKEAADERRREFGAKLGRLRELMGDLQKRKMCLEGVSKDLQGRYKGVLQDYSKEERKIQEELARSRKFFTGSLSEVEKVNNQTMEEQAYLLNIAEVQIVSRCDYFLAKIKQGDIALLEEEGDEEEPELMNSLPKELTLQEVELLKVGHVGPLQIGQVVKKPRSINVEESLMETAVPASVSFREADTRREEASSLPNSSSPVKPRMTEAAASVQQCHFLKKMGSKGSTPGMFNLPVSLHVTPQGEVLVADRGNFRIQVFTRKGFLKEIRRSPSGIDSFVLSFLGADLPNLTPLSVTMNCQGLIGVTDSYDNSVKVYTMDGHCIACHRSQLSKPWGITALPSGQFVVTDVEGGKLWCFTVDRCVGIVKYSCLCSAVRPKFVTCDMEGTIYFTQGLGLNLENRQHEHHLEGGFSIGSVGPDGQLGRQISHFFSENEDFRCIAGMCVDARGDLIVADSSRKEILHFPKGGGYNILIREGLTCPVGIAITPKGQLLVLDCWDHCIKIYSYHLRRYSTP, from the coding sequence ATGGCCGCTGCCCCTCACCTCAACTCGGATGCGCTTCGGGAAGTCCTGGAATGCCCCATCTGCATGGAGTGCTTCACCGAGGAGCACCTGAGGCCGAAGCTGCTGCACTGCGGGCACACCATTTGCAAGCAGTGCCTGGAGAAGCTCCTGGCCAACAGCATCAACGGGATCCGCTGCCCCTTCTGCAGCAAGATCACTCGGATCACGAGCCTGGCTCAGCTGACGGACAACCTGACCGTGCTGAAGATCATCGACACCGCCGGGCTCAACGAAACCGTGGGCCTTCTCATGTGCAAGGTGTGCGGCCGGCGGCTCCCCAAGCACTTCTGCAAGACCTGTGGGCTGGTTTTGTGTGAGCCGTGCAAGGAGGCCGAGCATGTGCAAAAGGGCCACGGGGTGGTCGCCATCAAGGAGGCCGCTGACGAAAGGAGGAGGGAGTTCGGGGCCAAGCtcgggcggctgcgggagttgaTGGGAGACCTTCAGAAAAGGAAGATGTGCCTGGAAGGGGTGTCCAAAGACTTGCAAGGGAGGTACAAAGGCGTTCTGCAGGATTACAGCAAAGAGGAGCGCAAGATCCAGGAGGAGCTGGCCCGCTCTCGCAAGTTCTTCACCGGCTCCCTCTCGGAAGTGGAGAAAGTGAATAACCAGACCATGGAGGAGCAGGCGTACCTGCTGAACATCGCGGAAGTGCAGATCGTGTCCCGGTGCGACTACTTCCTTGCTAAAATCAAGCAGGGGGACATCGCCCTCTTAGAGGAAGAGGGCGACGAGGAGGAGCCGGAACTGATGAACAGCCTTCCTAAGGAGCTCACTCTGCAAGAGGTGGAGCTCCTCAAGGTAGGCCACGTCGGGCCGCTGCAAATCGGGCAGGTGGTGAAAAAGCCGCGGAGCATCAACGTGGAGGAATCGCTGATGGAGACGGCCGTGCCGGCCTCCGTATCCTTCCGGGAGGCTGACACGCGTCGAGAAGAAGCCAGCTCGCTGCCAAATTCTTCTTCCCCAGTCAAGCCGAGGATGACGGAAGCAGCGGCCAGTGTACAGCAGTGCCACTTCCTCAAAAAGATGGGCTCCAAAGGGAGCACGCCGGGGATGTTCAACCTCCCCGTCAGCCTGCATGTCACCCCGCAAGGGGAGGTGCTCGTGGCCGACCGTGGCAACTTCCGGATACAAGTCTTCACCCGCAAGGGCTTCCTGAAGGAGATCCGGCGGAGCCCCAGCGGCATCGACAGCTTTGTGCTTAGCTTCCTCGGGGCTGACCTGCCCAACCTGACGCCCTTGTCCGTCACCATGAACTGCCAGGGGTTGATCGGGGTGACGGACAGCTACGACAACTCCGTCAAGGTGTACACGATGGACGGGCACTGCATAGCGTGCCACCGGAGTCAGCTCAGCAAGCCGTGGGGCATCACCGCGCTGCCCTCGGGGCAGTTTGTGGTGACGGATGTGGAAGGAGGAAAGCTTTGGTGCTTCACCGTAGACCGCTGCGTTGGGATCGTAAAATACAGCTGCTTGTGCAGCGCTGTCCGCCCAAAATTTGTCACTTGTGACATGGAAGGGACGATTTACTTCACCCAAGGGCTGGGCCTGAACCTCGAAAACCGCCAGCACGAGCACCATTTGGAGGGAGGGTTTTCCATTGGCTCCGTCGGCCCGGACGGGCAGCTGGGGCGGCAGATCAGCCACTTCTTCTCGGAGAACGAGGACTTCCGGTGCATCGCCGGGATGTGCGTGGACGCGCGGGGCGACCTGATCGTAGCCGACAGCAGCCGTAAAGAAATCCTGCATTTCCCCAAAGGGGGCGGCTACAACATCCTAATCCGAGAAGGACTCACGTGCCCCGTTGGCATCGCCATCACGCCCAAGGGGCAGCTGTTGGTCCTGGACTGTTGGGATCACTGCATTAAGATCTACAGTTACCACTTGAGGAGGTACTCCACTCCGTAG